The following proteins come from a genomic window of Gimesia chilikensis:
- a CDS encoding cytochrome c oxidase assembly protein — MSSYFDLTSELWKWNSPIWLLVLALTGLYLVCLRGQSGKQIACFALAQLTLALAYVSPIGVLSDGYLFSAHVIQHLALLLIVPLLLLLSPPSSAMETLFQNPLLNRIGHVLAVPFLGWLSGLGVMWFWHIPSFCSASTESYSLGIVRDATFLLAGLAFWWPIFSPIKRFHLPSAQAVLYLFSACLGCTLLGIYITFTVISVCPAFANPVDRIGILNMLYDQGLTPATDQKLGGLLMWVPPCSLYVTAIMVTLRRWYADMEPMAAPDTTGSLREAHR, encoded by the coding sequence ATGAGTTCATACTTCGATCTGACAAGCGAATTATGGAAATGGAACTCGCCGATCTGGCTACTGGTGCTGGCCCTGACCGGCCTTTACCTCGTCTGTCTGCGCGGACAGTCAGGCAAACAGATCGCCTGCTTTGCCCTGGCTCAGCTCACGCTGGCCTTGGCCTACGTCTCTCCGATCGGCGTGCTTTCTGACGGTTACCTGTTCAGCGCACATGTCATCCAGCATCTGGCCCTGCTGCTGATTGTTCCACTGCTGCTCCTGCTCAGCCCGCCCTCCTCTGCGATGGAAACCCTGTTTCAGAATCCGCTGCTCAACCGCATCGGTCATGTGCTTGCGGTACCTTTTCTGGGCTGGCTCAGTGGTCTGGGGGTGATGTGGTTCTGGCACATCCCCTCGTTCTGCAGTGCTTCAACCGAGAGTTACTCACTGGGAATTGTCCGCGACGCCACTTTTCTGCTGGCCGGTCTGGCATTCTGGTGGCCCATCTTCTCTCCCATTAAACGCTTTCATCTCCCCTCGGCTCAGGCTGTCCTGTACCTGTTCTCAGCCTGCCTGGGATGTACGCTCCTGGGAATCTATATCACGTTTACCGTCATTTCGGTCTGTCCGGCCTTCGCCAACCCCGTCGATCGCATCGGAATTCTGAACATGCTCTACGACCAGGGACTGACACCTGCCACCGACCAGAAACTGGGTGGCCTGCTGATGTGGGTTCCCCCCTGCTCGCTCTATGTCACTGCCATCATGGTCACACTCAGACGCTGGTACGCAGACATGGAACCCATGGCGGCACCTGACACAACAGGCTCCTTGAGGGAGGCACATCGATGA